One window of the Streptomyces sp. NBC_00259 genome contains the following:
- the mshA gene encoding D-inositol-3-phosphate glycosyltransferase yields MSQYVSRLAGTLAAPPRLRLPGHQRKPRRIAMLSVHTSPLHQPGTGDAGGMNVYIVELARRLAAIGIEVEIFTRATAGGLPPVVELAPGVLVRHVDAGPYEGLAKEDLPAQLCAFTHGVMQAWAGHRPGHYDLVHSHYWLSGHVGWLAAERWGVPLVHAMHTMAKVKNASLADGDTPEPAARVIGETQIVAAADRLIANTAEEAGELIRHYDARPAKVAVVHPGVNLDRFRVADGRSAARARLGLPKDAVIPLFAGRIQPLKAPDVLLRAVALLLDQDPSLRSRLVVPIVGGPSGSGLARPEGLQKLAARLGIADVVRFRPPVAQDRLADWFRAASVLVMPSYSESFGLVAIEAQATGTPVVAAAVGGLPVAVRDGRTGFLVAGHNPADYARALRRFVDDPQLTSRMGAAAAAHARCFGWDAAAAATAEVYTAAMHEHRRRVRSHHG; encoded by the coding sequence GTGAGCCAGTACGTGTCCCGGCTCGCCGGCACCCTGGCGGCGCCGCCCCGGTTGCGGTTGCCCGGCCACCAGCGCAAACCGCGCCGTATCGCCATGCTCAGCGTGCACACCTCGCCCCTGCACCAGCCGGGCACCGGCGACGCGGGCGGCATGAACGTCTACATCGTGGAGCTCGCCCGGCGGCTCGCCGCCATCGGCATAGAGGTCGAGATCTTCACCAGGGCGACCGCGGGAGGGCTGCCCCCGGTCGTCGAGCTCGCGCCCGGCGTACTGGTCCGGCATGTGGACGCGGGCCCGTACGAGGGCCTGGCCAAGGAGGACCTGCCGGCCCAGCTGTGCGCGTTCACGCACGGGGTGATGCAGGCCTGGGCCGGCCACCGGCCGGGCCACTACGACCTGGTCCACTCCCACTACTGGCTCTCCGGCCATGTCGGCTGGCTCGCCGCCGAGCGCTGGGGCGTCCCCCTCGTCCACGCCATGCACACCATGGCCAAGGTCAAGAACGCCTCGCTCGCGGACGGCGACACCCCCGAGCCCGCGGCCCGGGTGATCGGCGAGACCCAGATCGTCGCCGCCGCCGACCGCCTGATCGCCAACACCGCGGAGGAGGCCGGCGAGCTGATCCGTCACTACGACGCCCGCCCCGCCAAGGTCGCCGTCGTCCACCCCGGTGTGAACCTGGACCGCTTCCGTGTCGCCGACGGCCGCTCGGCCGCCCGGGCCCGGCTGGGCCTGCCGAAGGACGCCGTCATCCCGCTCTTCGCCGGCCGCATCCAGCCGCTGAAGGCCCCCGACGTACTGCTGCGGGCGGTCGCGCTGCTGCTGGACCAGGACCCCTCGCTGCGGTCCCGCCTGGTCGTGCCGATCGTGGGCGGGCCGAGCGGCAGCGGGCTCGCCAGGCCGGAGGGCCTGCAGAAGCTGGCGGCCCGGCTGGGCATCGCCGATGTCGTACGGTTCCGGCCGCCCGTCGCGCAGGACCGGCTCGCGGACTGGTTCCGGGCCGCGTCCGTGCTGGTCATGCCCTCCTACAGCGAATCGTTCGGGCTGGTCGCCATAGAAGCGCAGGCGACCGGCACCCCCGTCGTCGCGGCGGCCGTCGGCGGCCTTCCGGTGGCGGTGCGGGACGGCAGGACCGGCTTCCTGGTGGCGGGCCACAACCCGGCGGACTACGCCCGGGCGCTGCGCCGCTTCGTCGACGATCCGCAGCTGACGTCCCGGATGGGCGCGGCGGCGGCCGCGCACGCCCGTTGCTTCGGCTGGGACGCGGCAGCGGCCGCCACCGCAGAGGTGTACACGGCCGCGATGCACGAACACCGCCGTCGCGTACGCTCCCACCATGGGTGA
- a CDS encoding class I SAM-dependent methyltransferase: MSPRATPPPSRPVGAVTRGTTNPNRLRRMDRWIAAVQGPELRRSAAAPVAVDLGYGAAPWTAVELLQRLRAAEPRTSVVGVEIEPARVVAARPYERDGLTFVHGGFEVPLPDASVRPTVIRAANVLRQYDEDQVAAVWRRLCARLAPGGLLVEGTCDEIGRRHVWVALGPEGPRTVTFATRLGSLERPSDLAERLPKALIHRNVPGEPVHAFLRDFDRAWAAAAPYASLGARQRWLRAVRDLSADWPLADAAADGQRRWRQGEVTVNWSALAPNSG, from the coding sequence ATGTCCCCGCGCGCCACCCCGCCCCCGTCCCGCCCCGTGGGCGCGGTGACCCGCGGCACGACCAATCCCAATCGGCTGCGCCGCATGGACCGCTGGATCGCCGCCGTGCAGGGCCCGGAGCTGCGCCGCTCGGCCGCCGCGCCGGTCGCGGTCGACCTCGGGTACGGGGCGGCCCCCTGGACCGCCGTGGAACTGCTCCAGCGGCTGCGCGCCGCGGAACCCCGCACCTCGGTCGTGGGCGTCGAGATCGAACCGGCCCGGGTGGTGGCGGCGCGTCCGTACGAGCGGGACGGGCTGACCTTCGTGCACGGCGGCTTCGAGGTCCCGCTGCCGGACGCCTCCGTACGCCCGACCGTCATCAGAGCGGCGAACGTGCTGCGCCAGTACGACGAGGACCAGGTCGCCGCGGTCTGGCGGCGGCTGTGCGCCCGGCTCGCACCCGGCGGACTGCTGGTCGAGGGCACATGCGACGAGATCGGCCGTCGGCACGTCTGGGTGGCCCTGGGCCCGGAAGGGCCGAGGACCGTGACGTTCGCCACCCGGCTCGGTTCGCTGGAGCGGCCCTCCGACCTCGCCGAACGGCTGCCCAAGGCGCTCATCCACCGCAATGTGCCCGGCGAGCCGGTGCACGCCTTCCTGCGGGACTTCGACCGGGCGTGGGCGGCCGCCGCGCCGTACGCCTCGCTCGGCGCCCGGCAGCGCTGGCTCAGGGCGGTTCGGGACCTGTCCGCCGACTGGCCGCTGGCGGACGCCGCCGCGGACGGGCAACGCCGGTGGCGACAGGGCGAAGTGACGGTGAACTGGTCCGCCCTGGCGCCCAATTCGGGCTGA
- a CDS encoding YbjN domain-containing protein — MGDVRQIIEAYLKDAELEWESPAPGSYVVTLPGTRKLSTTCSLIVGRHSLSLNAFVIRHPDENEAGVHRWLLERNLKLYGVSYAIDPLGDVYLVGKLPLSVVGADELDRLLGTVLEAADGGFNSLLELGFASAIRKEYAWRVARGESTRNLEAFTHLTQRATD, encoded by the coding sequence ATGGGTGACGTACGGCAGATCATCGAGGCGTACCTCAAGGACGCCGAACTGGAGTGGGAGAGCCCGGCGCCGGGTTCGTACGTCGTCACGCTCCCCGGCACCCGCAAGCTGTCGACGACCTGTTCGCTGATCGTCGGCCGGCACTCGCTCTCCCTGAACGCCTTCGTCATCCGCCACCCCGACGAGAACGAGGCGGGCGTCCACCGCTGGCTGCTGGAGCGCAATCTCAAGCTGTACGGGGTGAGCTACGCGATCGACCCGCTGGGCGACGTCTATCTCGTGGGGAAGCTGCCGCTGTCGGTCGTCGGCGCGGACGAGCTCGACCGCCTGCTCGGGACGGTGCTGGAGGCCGCGGACGGCGGCTTCAACTCGCTGCTGGAGCTGGGTTTCGCGAGTGCGATCCGCAAGGAGTACGCATGGCGGGTGGCGCGGGGCGAGTCCACCCGTAATCTCGAGGCGTTCACTCATCTGACCCAGCGCGCGACGGACTAG